Proteins co-encoded in one Aquincola tertiaricarbonis genomic window:
- a CDS encoding hybrid sensor histidine kinase/response regulator, producing the protein MSLPFPASAAAEGWSPPALADGLERLDASPDAAFDALVRQAARTAAGPIAALTLFTRQRSFTKAAVGLMRSEATHLHPLCEQVRRHGHAQVLYALETALPADGPARPAARALGVAVYAGVPVRVHGHAVGTLCVMGPHTLAVPDAVLQGLHDLAIACGGLIESRLAAQALLPAATPPAPADDVLRRAHELLTQTLDGLAGSVMISGPDGRILLANQRWHRQIGALLPKGCDHWPTAVRHLAANGHYQQAIGREEAFVAWRLSLPAAVPRPQETQWRGGWVVLNDRKLPDGTVVHLSMDITERHRRADALAEEQGRARTSDARLRAVLAAVPDLWFVVTDEGRYKHCGTPDHPSLVLPWSSLEERTLADVLPAPLAQSLGEALRQARATGRTQSLEYELPLRGRTHWFEARVSPMPGGEQLYMARDVTDLRALAAELRLNEERWKFALETAGHGVWDWDADTDTTYFSAAWKQMLGCQEDEPCHRDDWAARVHPDDLPAALGALEAYQRGDAPGYEVDYRMRHTDGRIVWVRDRGRIVARRPDGSVRRMVGTQTDITRQRAADAALRDKQAAELASRSKSEFLSRMSHEMRTPLNAVIGFAQLLRLQGGVRLDYVDHVLQASQHLLTLINDVLDLQQVEEGGLNLQPRVIDPVPLVAACATMLRPLAQARGVSQVLPATPPGHGPGPRLVADEQRLRQVLLNLGSNAIKYNRPAGRVVWEIEADADGPVHITVRDTGSGMTEDQLARLFQPFERLGREANIEGSGLGLLIARRLVGDMGGQVNLSSQPGVGTSVRVSLPAAPAEAASAPAADALPATAIASASATADADLSAPVTAPEPTPAAPPPTRRLQVLYLEDNRVNALLFTEALRSRPDIETHVADCGEELFEMLPRLQPDVFVLDAHLPDCSGYEVLARLRAMPAHADTPAYMCSADAAPEDLARAQAAGFAGYWPKPLDLSRILADLGRLAANLP; encoded by the coding sequence ATGAGCCTGCCCTTCCCCGCCTCCGCGGCCGCTGAAGGCTGGTCGCCCCCTGCCCTGGCCGACGGCCTGGAAAGGCTGGACGCCAGCCCCGACGCCGCCTTCGATGCCCTGGTGCGCCAGGCCGCCCGCACCGCCGCCGGCCCGATCGCCGCGCTGACGCTGTTCACGCGCCAGCGCAGCTTCACCAAGGCGGCGGTGGGGCTGATGCGCAGCGAGGCCACCCACCTGCACCCGCTGTGCGAACAGGTGCGCCGGCACGGCCATGCGCAGGTGCTGTACGCGCTGGAAACCGCCCTGCCCGCCGACGGGCCCGCGCGGCCTGCGGCCCGGGCCCTGGGCGTGGCGGTGTATGCCGGCGTGCCGGTGCGGGTGCACGGCCATGCCGTGGGCACCTTGTGCGTGATGGGCCCGCACACGCTGGCGGTGCCCGATGCGGTGCTGCAGGGCCTGCACGACCTGGCCATCGCCTGCGGTGGCCTGATCGAGAGCCGGCTGGCGGCCCAGGCCCTGCTGCCGGCCGCCACACCGCCCGCCCCCGCCGACGACGTGCTGCGGCGTGCCCATGAACTGCTGACGCAGACGCTGGACGGCCTGGCCGGCAGCGTGATGATCAGCGGGCCCGATGGCCGCATCCTGCTGGCCAACCAACGCTGGCACCGCCAGATCGGCGCGCTGCTGCCCAAGGGCTGCGACCACTGGCCCACCGCGGTGCGGCACCTGGCCGCGAACGGCCACTACCAGCAGGCCATCGGCCGCGAAGAAGCCTTCGTCGCCTGGCGGCTGTCGCTGCCCGCGGCCGTGCCGCGCCCGCAGGAAACGCAATGGCGCGGCGGCTGGGTGGTGCTCAACGACCGCAAGCTGCCTGACGGCACGGTGGTGCACCTGTCGATGGACATCACCGAGCGCCACCGCCGCGCCGATGCTCTGGCCGAGGAGCAGGGCCGCGCCCGCACCTCCGATGCGCGGCTGCGCGCGGTGCTGGCGGCCGTGCCCGACCTGTGGTTCGTCGTCACCGACGAAGGCCGCTACAAGCATTGCGGCACGCCCGATCATCCTTCGCTGGTGCTGCCGTGGTCCAGCCTGGAAGAACGCACCCTGGCCGACGTGCTGCCGGCGCCGCTGGCGCAGTCGCTGGGCGAAGCGCTGCGGCAGGCGCGTGCGACCGGCCGCACGCAAAGCCTGGAGTACGAGCTGCCGCTGCGCGGTCGCACGCATTGGTTCGAGGCCCGCGTCTCGCCCATGCCCGGCGGTGAGCAGCTGTACATGGCCCGCGACGTGACCGACCTGCGCGCGCTGGCCGCCGAGCTGCGGCTGAATGAGGAGCGCTGGAAGTTCGCGCTAGAGACCGCCGGCCATGGCGTGTGGGACTGGGACGCCGACACCGACACCACCTATTTCTCCGCCGCCTGGAAGCAGATGCTGGGCTGCCAGGAAGACGAGCCCTGCCACCGCGACGACTGGGCGGCCCGGGTGCACCCTGACGACCTGCCCGCCGCGCTAGGGGCGCTGGAGGCCTACCAGCGCGGCGATGCGCCCGGCTACGAGGTGGACTACCGCATGCGCCACACCGATGGCCGCATCGTCTGGGTGCGCGACCGCGGCCGCATCGTGGCCCGGCGGCCCGACGGCAGCGTGCGCCGCATGGTGGGCACGCAGACCGACATCACCCGCCAGCGCGCGGCCGACGCCGCGCTGCGTGACAAGCAGGCCGCCGAGCTGGCCAGCCGCAGCAAGAGCGAGTTCCTCTCGCGCATGAGCCACGAGATGCGCACGCCGCTCAATGCGGTGATCGGCTTCGCCCAGCTGCTGCGGCTGCAGGGCGGCGTGCGGCTGGACTACGTGGACCATGTGCTGCAGGCCAGCCAGCACCTGCTGACGCTGATCAACGACGTGCTGGACCTGCAGCAGGTGGAAGAAGGCGGCCTCAACCTGCAGCCGCGGGTGATCGATCCGGTGCCGCTGGTCGCCGCCTGCGCCACCATGCTGCGGCCGCTGGCCCAGGCGCGCGGCGTGAGCCAGGTGCTGCCGGCCACCCCGCCCGGCCACGGCCCGGGCCCGCGGCTGGTGGCCGACGAGCAGCGGCTGCGCCAGGTGCTGCTGAACCTGGGCTCCAACGCCATCAAGTACAACCGGCCCGCCGGCCGTGTGGTGTGGGAGATCGAGGCCGACGCGGACGGCCCGGTGCACATCACCGTGCGCGACACCGGCTCCGGCATGACGGAGGACCAGCTGGCACGGCTGTTCCAGCCCTTCGAGCGCCTGGGCCGCGAAGCCAACATCGAGGGCAGCGGCCTCGGCCTGCTGATCGCCAGGCGGCTGGTGGGCGACATGGGCGGCCAGGTGAACCTGAGCAGCCAGCCCGGCGTGGGCACCTCGGTGCGGGTGAGCCTGCCGGCGGCCCCGGCCGAGGCTGCCTCGGCGCCTGCCGCCGACGCGCTGCCCGCTACCGCTATCGCCTCAGCCTCAGCCACGGCCGATGCCGACCTCTCCGCCCCGGTGACGGCCCCAGAACCGACACCCGCAGCCCCGCCCCCCACCCGCCGGCTGCAGGTGCTGTACCTGGAGGACAACCGCGTCAATGCGCTGCTGTTCACCGAAGCCCTGCGCTCGCGGCCCGACATCGAGACCCACGTGGCCGACTGCGGCGAAGAACTGTTCGAGATGCTGCCCCGGCTGCAGCCCGACGTCTTCGTGCTCGATGCCCACCTGCCCGATTGCAGCGGCTACGAGGTGCTGGCCCGCCTGCGCGCCATGCCGGCGCATGCCGACACCCCGGCCTACATGTGCTCGGCCGATGCCGCGCCCGAG